The following proteins come from a genomic window of Lycium ferocissimum isolate CSIRO_LF1 chromosome 4, AGI_CSIRO_Lferr_CH_V1, whole genome shotgun sequence:
- the LOC132053026 gene encoding uncharacterized protein LOC132053026 isoform X2, translating to MREVEVPSLITLCIYSVRDELIRGNDDLSSVLYQLPTELFDQLLRQLPPLALHKLQERKSDILDDYELLTDGVDNHRKRKRYLNFEEEWKKLYEERWPALGRRSKNFKSKSFARSAKAKEVECESADDWQQMYWEAHLQNCLDTVAEIALFPSFHGPIGDLEVQGSILNYIDRKGDINRFTCDHSKFAYHCQQFGSYARHLRLPNVLCVEETCLSLRNARLESLELQWIKSDEHVEGLCKLINQNYGSLKSIKFMHCKFTMASLNAICDLLCMHCPQAHGLQHFSIKTSSLLETPSLPAGLIYLLSSGRSLSSLCLSDSHLPRHFARIVFDTLIDASSSITILDLSENNIMGWLSHFKWKYRSTTEPSGTYNSLKSLKVLNLRNCNLQRDDVDCLRYALVHIPNLEQLDLSDNPIEDAGIRCLITYFTEMSNRHFPLVELKLGSCELTCFGVCELLEVLSALRKPLNFLSIGGNSLGSEIGTPLGKFLCGGLQALDIEDIGLGSSGFMRAGKELVKESKLHSINISKNRGGIETARFLAKLFSHAPHLSTVNAKYNFMPKESLSILCSAVKAAKGKLEHLDLRGNILCGQQTDLPELAEFQTNGFSILELSYSPAASEPYDDDP from the exons ATGAGGGAAGTTGAAGTTCCATCATTAATCACCTTATGTATATACTCAGTCAGAGATGAACTCATTCGAG GAAATGATGATCTTTCATCAGTATTATATCAACTTCCCACAGAGTTGTTCGACCAATTGTTGCGACAGCTACCTCCATTGGCGTTGCACAAGTTACaagaaag GAAATCTGATATCTTGGATGATTATGAGCTTTTGACTGACGGTGTTGATAATCACAGAAAGCGTAAAAG ATATCTGAATTTTGAGGAAGAGTGGAAAAAACTGTATGAAGAACGGTGGCCTGCTCTTGGTCGGAGGAGTAAGAATTTCAAGAGTAAGTCATTTGCCAGGTCAGCAAAAGCGAAAGAAGTAGAGTGTGAATCCGCAGATGACTGGCAACAGATGTACTGGGAAGCACATTTGCAGAA TTGCCTGGATACAGTAGCAGAGATAGCTTTATTCCCATCTTTTCATGGTCCAATTGGTGACTTAGAAGTTCAAG GATCAATCCTAAACTATATTGATCGTAAGGGAGACATCAATCGATTCACCTGTGACCATTCCAAGTTCGCTTATCACTGCCAACAATTTGGATCGTATGCCAG ACACCTGAGACTGCCAAATGTTCTGTGTGTGGAAGAAACTTGT CTTTCACTTAGAAATGCAAGGTTGGAGAGTTTGGAATTACAGTGGATTAAGTCTGATGAGCAT GTCGAGGGGTTATGCAAACTCATCAACCAGAACTATGGATCCCTAAAGTCGATTAAATTCATGCATTGCAAGTTTACGATGGCTTCTCTTAATGCAATTTGTGACTTGCTATGCATGCATTGTCCTCAAGCACATGGATTGCAACATTTCTCAATCAAGACATCAAGCCTCCTAGAGACCCCTTCATTGCCTGCTGGACTGATATATTTGCTATCATCAGGGAG GTCCCTATCTTCATTATGCTTATCAGACAGCCATCTTCCTCGACATTTTGCGAGGATAGTTTTTGATACCCTCATTGATGCTTCATCTAGTATTACCATTCTGGACCTTTCGGAAAACAAT ATTATGGGATGGCTTTCTCATTTTAAATGGAAGTACAGAAGTACCACAGAGCCATCAGGGACGTACAATTCATTGAAGTCATTAAAGGTGCTTAATTTAAG GAACTGCAATCTACAGAGGGACGATGTGGATTGTCTCAGATATGCTCTAGTCCACATCCCTAATCTTGAGCAACTTGATCTCAGTGACAATCCTATCGAGGATGCTGGAATCAG GTGTCTGATTACCTACTTCACAGAGATGTCAAATAGACATTTCCCCCTTGTCGAATTGAAGCTGGGAAGTTGTGAGCTTACATGCTTTGGAGTTTGTGAACTTCTAGAAGTTCTTTCAGCTTTGAGAAAACCACTGAATTTTCTCTCGATTGGAGGCAATTCTCTTGGCAG TGAGATAGGAACACCACTAGGGAAGTTTCTATGCGGAGGTCTTCAAGCTCTTGATATTGAAGACATTGGGCTAGGTTCTTCTGGCTTCATGAGAGCAGGCAAAGAGTTAGTCAAGGAGTCAAAGCTCCACTCCATCAACATAAG CAAGAATCGAGGTGGAATTGAAACTGCAAGATTTTTGGCGAAGCTTTTCTCTCATGCCCCTCATCTTTCAACAGTAAACGCAAAATACAACTTTATGCCCAAAGAATCTTTGTCAATCCTTTGCTCTGCTGTAAAAGCTGCAAAAG GTAAACTGGAGCATTTGGATTTGAGGGGAAATATCTTATGTGGACAACAAACTGATCTACCTGAGCTGGCTGAATTTCAAACCAATGGATTTTCTATTTTGGAACTCTCTTATTCACCAGCTGCAAGTGAACCTTATGATGATGATCCTTAG
- the LOC132053023 gene encoding GDSL esterase/lipase At5g45910-like — protein sequence MFSKLHNDHLWQAIFELQLKYPDVHIISVDYYKAFMAVLKNHKCGEEEGATCSDRASYLHWDGFRLTPEALESVIDTVFSKKVFVFPEFKFGEETKAAITRHHSKIHRGRLRVDSDQNSIFCVCWLSVGGHFTHFSLSKPRVYVML from the exons ATGTTCTCAAAGCTTCACAATGATCACCTTTGGCAAGCGATTTTCGAGTTACAGTTGAAATACCCTGATGTCCACATCATATCGGTAGATTACTACAAAGCATTCATGGCTGTTCTTAAAAACCACAAGTGCGGAGAGGAAGAAGGTGCTACGTGTTCTGATAGGGCTTCATATTTACATTGGGATGGATTTCGATTGACCCCTGAGGCTTTGGAGAGCGTGATCGATACCGTGTTCAGCAAGAAAGTATTTGTATTCCCAGAATTCAAGTTTGGAGAAGAAACAAAAGCAGCAATAACAAGGCATCATTCCAAGATTCATAGAGGACGACTTAGAG TGGATTCAGACCAGAACTCCATTTTTTGTGTATGCTGGCTATCTGTTGGAGGTCATTTCACACACTTTTCACTTTCTAAACCCCGAGTCTACGTGATGTTGTAG
- the LOC132054724 gene encoding uncharacterized protein At4g13230-like: MASMGFTSALNRVFVSGAVRPFKTTNRHLATAFRDEAQNTVRKGADAMKQGADAAKRASHEVKNETASAADEAMRKTKAVGDKVADTAQDMAGKAKHTAQQTWDSVKETTQKMKDTVKGKAEESTEAIKDNVNKSMNTKN, translated from the exons ATGGCAAGCATGGGATTTACATCTGCTCttaatagagtttttgttagtGGAGCAGTCAGACCTTTCAAG ACAACAAATCGTCACCTAGCAACAGCATTTAGAGATGAGGCTCAAAACACAGTAAGAAAGGGTGCAGATGCAATGAAACAGGGAGCTGATGCTGCCAAGAGAGCCAGCCATGAAGTTAAAAATGAGACTGCCTCTGCTGCTGATGAG GCCATGCGCAAGACGAAAGCAGTGGGAGATAAGGTGGCAGACACAGCACAAGACATGGCTGGAAAAGCAAAACACACAGCACAACAAACATGGGATTCAGTTAAAGAAACTACCCAGAAAATGAAAGATACTGTGAAGGGCAAGGCTGAAGAGTCCACAGAAGCTATAAAAGATAATGTCAATAAGAGCATGAACACCAAGAATTGA
- the LOC132053026 gene encoding uncharacterized protein LOC132053026 isoform X1, whose amino-acid sequence MREVEVPSLITLCIYSVRDELIRGNDDLSSVLYQLPTELFDQLLRQLPPLALHKLQERKSDILDDYELLTDGVDNHRKRKRYLNFEEEWKKLYEERWPALGRRSKNFKSKSFARSAKAKEVECESADDWQQMYWEAHLQKNSCLDTVAEIALFPSFHGPIGDLEVQGSILNYIDRKGDINRFTCDHSKFAYHCQQFGSYARHLRLPNVLCVEETCLSLRNARLESLELQWIKSDEHVEGLCKLINQNYGSLKSIKFMHCKFTMASLNAICDLLCMHCPQAHGLQHFSIKTSSLLETPSLPAGLIYLLSSGRSLSSLCLSDSHLPRHFARIVFDTLIDASSSITILDLSENNIMGWLSHFKWKYRSTTEPSGTYNSLKSLKVLNLRNCNLQRDDVDCLRYALVHIPNLEQLDLSDNPIEDAGIRCLITYFTEMSNRHFPLVELKLGSCELTCFGVCELLEVLSALRKPLNFLSIGGNSLGSEIGTPLGKFLCGGLQALDIEDIGLGSSGFMRAGKELVKESKLHSINISKNRGGIETARFLAKLFSHAPHLSTVNAKYNFMPKESLSILCSAVKAAKGKLEHLDLRGNILCGQQTDLPELAEFQTNGFSILELSYSPAASEPYDDDP is encoded by the exons ATGAGGGAAGTTGAAGTTCCATCATTAATCACCTTATGTATATACTCAGTCAGAGATGAACTCATTCGAG GAAATGATGATCTTTCATCAGTATTATATCAACTTCCCACAGAGTTGTTCGACCAATTGTTGCGACAGCTACCTCCATTGGCGTTGCACAAGTTACaagaaag GAAATCTGATATCTTGGATGATTATGAGCTTTTGACTGACGGTGTTGATAATCACAGAAAGCGTAAAAG ATATCTGAATTTTGAGGAAGAGTGGAAAAAACTGTATGAAGAACGGTGGCCTGCTCTTGGTCGGAGGAGTAAGAATTTCAAGAGTAAGTCATTTGCCAGGTCAGCAAAAGCGAAAGAAGTAGAGTGTGAATCCGCAGATGACTGGCAACAGATGTACTGGGAAGCACATTTGCAGAA GAACAGTTGCCTGGATACAGTAGCAGAGATAGCTTTATTCCCATCTTTTCATGGTCCAATTGGTGACTTAGAAGTTCAAG GATCAATCCTAAACTATATTGATCGTAAGGGAGACATCAATCGATTCACCTGTGACCATTCCAAGTTCGCTTATCACTGCCAACAATTTGGATCGTATGCCAG ACACCTGAGACTGCCAAATGTTCTGTGTGTGGAAGAAACTTGT CTTTCACTTAGAAATGCAAGGTTGGAGAGTTTGGAATTACAGTGGATTAAGTCTGATGAGCAT GTCGAGGGGTTATGCAAACTCATCAACCAGAACTATGGATCCCTAAAGTCGATTAAATTCATGCATTGCAAGTTTACGATGGCTTCTCTTAATGCAATTTGTGACTTGCTATGCATGCATTGTCCTCAAGCACATGGATTGCAACATTTCTCAATCAAGACATCAAGCCTCCTAGAGACCCCTTCATTGCCTGCTGGACTGATATATTTGCTATCATCAGGGAG GTCCCTATCTTCATTATGCTTATCAGACAGCCATCTTCCTCGACATTTTGCGAGGATAGTTTTTGATACCCTCATTGATGCTTCATCTAGTATTACCATTCTGGACCTTTCGGAAAACAAT ATTATGGGATGGCTTTCTCATTTTAAATGGAAGTACAGAAGTACCACAGAGCCATCAGGGACGTACAATTCATTGAAGTCATTAAAGGTGCTTAATTTAAG GAACTGCAATCTACAGAGGGACGATGTGGATTGTCTCAGATATGCTCTAGTCCACATCCCTAATCTTGAGCAACTTGATCTCAGTGACAATCCTATCGAGGATGCTGGAATCAG GTGTCTGATTACCTACTTCACAGAGATGTCAAATAGACATTTCCCCCTTGTCGAATTGAAGCTGGGAAGTTGTGAGCTTACATGCTTTGGAGTTTGTGAACTTCTAGAAGTTCTTTCAGCTTTGAGAAAACCACTGAATTTTCTCTCGATTGGAGGCAATTCTCTTGGCAG TGAGATAGGAACACCACTAGGGAAGTTTCTATGCGGAGGTCTTCAAGCTCTTGATATTGAAGACATTGGGCTAGGTTCTTCTGGCTTCATGAGAGCAGGCAAAGAGTTAGTCAAGGAGTCAAAGCTCCACTCCATCAACATAAG CAAGAATCGAGGTGGAATTGAAACTGCAAGATTTTTGGCGAAGCTTTTCTCTCATGCCCCTCATCTTTCAACAGTAAACGCAAAATACAACTTTATGCCCAAAGAATCTTTGTCAATCCTTTGCTCTGCTGTAAAAGCTGCAAAAG GTAAACTGGAGCATTTGGATTTGAGGGGAAATATCTTATGTGGACAACAAACTGATCTACCTGAGCTGGCTGAATTTCAAACCAATGGATTTTCTATTTTGGAACTCTCTTATTCACCAGCTGCAAGTGAACCTTATGATGATGATCCTTAG
- the LOC132053021 gene encoding 26S proteasome regulatory subunit 4 homolog B-like yields MGQGTPGGLNRQLPGDRKNDGDNKKEKKFEQPAPPTRVGRKQRKQKGPEAAARLPTVTPLTKCKLRLLKLERIKDYLLMEEEFVANQERLKPQEEKTEEDRSKVDDLRGSPMSVGNLEELIDENHAIVSSSVGPEYYVGILSFVDKDQLEPGCAILMHNKVLSVVGLLQDDVDPMVSVMKVEKAPLESYADIGGLDAQIQEIKEAVELPLTHPELYEDIGIKPPKGVILYGEPGTGKTLLAKAVANSTSATFLRVVGSELIQKYLGDGPKLVRELFRVADDLSPSIVFIDEIDAVGTKRYDAHSGGEREIQRTMLELLNQLDGFDSRGDVKVILATNKIESLDPALLRPGRIDRKIEFPLPDIKTRRRIFTIHTARMTLADDVNLEEFVMTKDEFSGADIKAICTEAGLLALRERRMKVTHADFKKAKDKVMFKKKEGVPEGLYM; encoded by the exons ATGGGTCAAGGAACACCCGGTGGTCTTAACCGGCAACTTCCCGGTGACCGGAAAAACGACGGTGACaacaaaaaggagaagaaattcGAACAACCTGCTCCACCTACACGTGTCGGTCGTAAACAACGCAAACAAAAAGGTCCCGAAGCTGCGGCTCGGCTCCCAACCGTAACGCCATTAACAAAATGCAAGCTTAGGCTTCTTAAACTTGAGAGAATTAAGGATTACTTGTTAATGGAAGAAGAATTTGTTGCTAATCAAGAAAGGTTAAAGCCACAGGAAGAGAAAACTGAAGAAGATAGATCTAAAGTTGATGATCTACGTGGATCTCCTATGAGTGTTGGGAATTTGGAAGAACTTATTGATGAAAATCATGCTATTGTTTCGTCTTCTGTGGGACCTGAGTATTATGTTGGAATATTGTCATTTGTTGATAAAGATCAACTTGAACCTGGATGTGCTATTTTGATGCATAACAAG GTTCTATCTGTTGTTGGGCTTCTACAAGATGACGTTGATCCAATGGTGTCTGTCATGAAAGTTGAGAAAGCTCCATTGGAATCATATGCTGATATTGGTGGATTAGATGCCCAGATTCAGGAGATCAAAGAAGCTGTTGAGCTGCCTTTGACTCACCCTGAGTTATACGAAGACATTGGTATTAAACCTCCTAAAGGGGTCATTCTGTATGGAGAGCCTGGAACGGGCAAAACCTTACTTGCCAAG GCAGTTGCAAACTCCACTTCAGCAACTTTCCTACGTGTTGTGGGAAGTGAACTGATTCAGAAATATTTGGGAGATGGGCCTAAATTGGTCAGGGAGCTCTTCAGGGTTGCTGATGATCTCTCACCTTCAATTgtctttattgatgaaattgacGCAGTCGGTACAAAAAG GTACGATGCACACTCAGGTGGTGAACGAGAAATTCAGAGGACTATGTTGGAACTGTTGAACCAGTTAGATGGTTTTGATTCCAGAGGAGATGTAAAGGTGATTCTTGCAACAAATAAGATTGAGAGTCTGGATCCAGCCCTGCTTCGGCCTGGTAGGATAGACAGGAAAATTGAGTTCCCTCTTCCTGATATTAAAACAAGGAGGCGCATTTTCACG ATACACACAGCAAGGATGACATTGGCTGATGATGTCAATTTAGAAGAGTTTGTTATGACTAAGGATGAATTTTCGGGTGCTGATATCAAGGCAATATGTACTGAAGCTGGATTGCTCGCTTTAAGAGAGCGGCGTATGAAG GTTACTCATGCAGATTTCAAGAAGGCCAAGGACAAGGTCATGttcaagaagaaagagggaGTGCCAGAAGGACTTTATATGTAA